One Candidatus Nitrotoga arctica genomic window, CTTAAGTTTTTCCATTTTCGTGTCATATGATCAATTCTGAACAGGTCAAATAGCTGTCTTCAATGCAGTTTCGTAGTTTAGAGTCCTAATAATAGGGCGAGAGGCATAAAAATAAAATAGGTAATTTGCTTATTTATTGGTGTTTACTAAGCGAAATATACTGGCAATTTCTATTTTAGAAAAATCTGTTATTCACTTTGCAGAGTGTCAGCCGAAGTAAAGGTCCAAGTACGTGTGATATTGAGAATATCCGTGTCTTTGCGGATGTCCGGCGGGAGCGGGGAGAAAGGCGCAGCCAGTTTTACGATACGCCGTGCTGCAGCATCCAGGATGGGCTGCCGGGATGAGCGACTCACCTCCACATTTTCCACACTGCCGTCTGCACGGATGGAGACGCTGAGTTGCAGTGTGCCATAAATATTTTTCTGGCGCGCAATTTGGGGATAGTTCATGTTCCCTACACGTTCTACTTTGATGCGCCAATCTTCAATATATTTTGCGAAGCGGTATTCTTGGGTGCGCGCACCGATAAACTTTCGCCGTGGCAATTTTTGATAAGCATCAAAATCCTTGCTAATCTGTGCTTCCAGGCGTGCGATCTCCAGCCTGCGTTGCATCATGTCTAGGTTATTTGTATTGTCACTGGCACTTTGGTGTTGTTCTTGTCCTTGGGTTTTTTGTTGCGGTATGCGGTGTGTGCTTATGGCCGCCTGTGCCAGCAGGAGTTTGACTCCTTGTTCGAGCTGCTGCACGCGTTGCGCGGATTGTTCCGGCGTGAATTGTTTATCATCGGTCAAGGTAGGCAGCGGGCTTTTTGCGTGACGATCTTCAGTTGTATTACCCCCGCCGTCGAGGTTGTTTTGTGCCAAGGCATCGGCCTTAACAGGGCGCGATTTTGCTTTACTGTTTACCAGTACCACTTGCAGCGGTTGTAGGGAATCATTAATTTTGCGTGGGTCAGGCAGGGCGAAGCCGATGCCAAACAGCATAAAAGCATGCAGCACTAGCGAAAATGCCAGGGCAATGGCGATTGGCTGTTTGAACAGAACTAGCAAGCGGTGGCCTCCTCCTCAATCTTGGAGATAAAGCGGGCATTGAAATTCAGGTCAAGCAGGTCAATTTCGCCTATCTCCAGAATTACACGCGTGTTAGGTGGTAATTCCGGTAAGGATGGGATGCGGCCCACCAGTGGAATGTGGACGAATTTCACCAGATTTTCGCGTAGTACCAGCGCTTCGGCTTGCTGAATGTTTTCCTGCAGCAGCCAGCGTAAGCACCAATAGCGTTCCATATTGCGTTGGAATTCGTTGTAAAGCGTATAGGCAGTGTCGAAGTCGCGCATCACGGCGAACAGTGTTGTGTCGTTTTTAGTATAGGCGGGTGGGTCTTCGCGCAACAGGCTGATAATCTGGCGCTGGTTTACAAAGTCTATGTAGCGGCGCAACGGCGAGCTTGACCACATATATTGCGCTACGCCCAACCCTTGGTGTGGTGCCGGCACGGTACTCATTTTCACCTTGCCGTTGTTTTGCGTGCGGTAGATGCCCGCTACATCGTGCGTCGCGAGCAGTTTTCCCCATTCAGAATTTACGAAAATCATCAGCTCTGCTACCACCTTGTCAATGGGTGAGCCACGCTGCCGAGTACTGATACTGACGCGATCGTTTTCCACGTGAAAATTGTAATCCACCTGCTGAATACTATTGTCGGCGGATTTGCCACGTGTTGCTTCCAGCTTTTGCGCTAAATTCCATAATAGCGTGAGCTCTGCCGCAAAGAGAAAATCCTGCTTGCCGGCAGCCAGAGTCTCCTCATTGAATAGCGGTTCCAGCGTGTCATGGCGCAGGTTGGCGGCGATATGGATGCGCTCAATGCGGCTTTCCGTGCTGAGCACGGCCAAGGTGTCGGCATCCACTTCGAGGTACATGGAAAGCGACGGGCAAACTTTGTCGGCACTTAGGGTAAATGCCTGCACCACGCTGTCTGGTAACATGGTGATCTTGTCTCCAGGCATGTATACCGTGGACATGCGCTGCATCGCAATATCATCACCTGGTGAACCAGGCGCTATGCCCAAAGACGGGGCGGCAATGTGCACACCGATACGCCAGTTACCGTTGGCAAGTTCTCTAACCGACAAGGCATCGTCGATTTCTGTGGTAGTCG contains:
- a CDS encoding energy transducer TonB encodes the protein MLVLFKQPIAIALAFSLVLHAFMLFGIGFALPDPRKINDSLQPLQVVLVNSKAKSRPVKADALAQNNLDGGGNTTEDRHAKSPLPTLTDDKQFTPEQSAQRVQQLEQGVKLLLAQAAISTHRIPQQKTQGQEQHQSASDNTNNLDMMQRRLEIARLEAQISKDFDAYQKLPRRKFIGARTQEYRFAKYIEDWRIKVERVGNMNYPQIARQKNIYGTLQLSVSIRADGSVENVEVSRSSRQPILDAAARRIVKLAAPFSPLPPDIRKDTDILNITRTWTFTSADTLQSE
- a CDS encoding ribonuclease catalytic domain-containing protein, whose translation is MNIFYEEDGAFKVGSILTDSITSLQVESTHGKRSKIKAANVLLRFAQPGLTEFMTQAEDIAADIDVEFLWECSPPDDFGFNELASEYFGHTPHSIEAAGTLIRLHSSPMYFYKKGKGYYKAAPPDALKSALASAEKKRLQAALQARYTNELIAFTLPPEFTDKLSYLLYKPDRNTLEVKALEAACTATHLSAAHLLQRCGAVPSTQAYHLQRFLFENFPHGTSFGEIDLAVWPDLPLAVDTAFSIDDATTTEIDDALSVRELANGNWRIGVHIAAPSLGIAPGSPGDDIAMQRMSTVYMPGDKITMLPDSVVQAFTLSADKVCPSLSMYLEVDADTLAVLSTESRIERIHIAANLRHDTLEPLFNEETLAAGKQDFLFAAELTLLWNLAQKLEATRGKSADNSIQQVDYNFHVENDRVSISTRQRGSPIDKVVAELMIFVNSEWGKLLATHDVAGIYRTQNNGKVKMSTVPAPHQGLGVAQYMWSSSPLRRYIDFVNQRQIISLLREDPPAYTKNDTTLFAVMRDFDTAYTLYNEFQRNMERYWCLRWLLQENIQQAEALVLRENLVKFVHIPLVGRIPSLPELPPNTRVILEIGEIDLLDLNFNARFISKIEEEATAC